Sequence from the Nasonia vitripennis strain AsymCx chromosome 5, Nvit_psr_1.1, whole genome shotgun sequence genome:
TGATTATTGCGCTGATGAAATAGCACAGAAAACTTGACAGAAAATCAACGAAAGAGCCGACTCACGACAAACTGCAAAAAGCCGTCTACTCCATCAACCAGTTAATTTCAGTCAATACCGAATCTTTAAACGCCCTGAGTCCCCAGTTTCCGTCTAATCAAGCCACCTTATCACGAGAAAATCAAGCCAATAACTCAACCGAAATCGTACTCCTACTCTCTTCCTGTACAATAGAAACAAGAGAAAGCGGTAATGTGACGGCTCGTCGATGCTTATCTCGAGTGTCGAGCGCGCAGCTGATCGAAACCGGAGAgaaatgtatgtgtgtgtgtgtgtgtgtgtaaaatgTGGTATTTACGAGGAGGTAAAGTCCCTGACAGTGCGACGACTGGAGTTTGCACTCTCGCGATCTATGAGAGCCGAGGCCAGAGGAGACGTGCCTCTAGGTCAGGGCTGTGCTGCGCGCATTTGTCGCGCATATACGACTAGCTCGATTTTATGCGTTATTTTGTCGagtgcgatttttttttgtgtctgTGATTTTACATACAAGTAGACATTTTTTATGATGTTATTTTTGCTTAATTTTGTTTCACCTTATACATTATACGACCGCGTCTTAATAGCGTCTCGTTCTTTCTCGCGGTATGCGACCTAGAATTTGCGGAATTTCATTAGGCGGTATTGTAACATTGGAAGTACGTTGCGCCAACTGACGTCACAGCGTTGCATGTCCTTAATCGTTCGTAAAATAAGTACGATTACATCTCGTTCGCTGTTAACGCATAATTCAAAAGACTGTATCATACGCGTTTGATAAATAGACAATCGTAGCATCGATTGAACTAAATTGCTAACGCATTGACGTTTTGTCCGCAGGGCATGGCCTTCACGATCGAGGAGCGCCAGACTTTAGGGATCCACGGTCTTCTCCCAGCGACTGTCAAGACCCAGGATGAACAGCTCGAGCTTTGCAGGCTTAACCTCGACAGATACACCGACGAGCTATCCAAGTACATCTACCTCACTGGTCTTCTGGTACGTATCTATAACAACTGCGCTGGTTTATAAAATTCTGTTCGAAGTTGTAGTTTTTACATTGAATTATGACACTGATATTGATATTGGTATAGAAGTAAATTATCGAATTGATTTAGTCACACTTATGCAACGATTTTCCTTTTGTTCCTTTATAGTAGACTTGCAAGGAGACATAAAAGTAGAGTTACGGGAAATACGTACAGCGCTTTGTTCGATTTTAATGAGCCGCTGAAACGGTTTAGGGATAATACACGTGTTCCGAGTAATTACATAAAACtcgatgaaaaataatgtCATGAGTCGACCTATATTTAACTGCTCTTTCATGAGGAAATAAATAAGGCTCAGCGTTCAATGTCGACAAAATATCGACTTTTTAACAGGAACCTTGCATATCCAATGAATACATTATCGTTATTAATTAAAAGCACCAAATGAcacttaaaaaattaatcaaataatCGAACCTACAGGACCGCAACGAAAAGCTGTTCTACAGACTGCTGAGTGAGGATGTAGAGAAAATGATGCCACTGGTTTACACTCCAACGGTCGGTCTGGCCTGTCAGAAGTTCGGCCTTATTTACCGTAGACCTCGAGGCCTTTTCATCAGTATCCACGATAAGGGACACGTTTACGACGTGCTGAAGAACTGGCCTGAGCACGACGTACGCGCCATCGTTGTCACCGATGGAGAGCGTATCCTTGGCCTTGGAGACCTTGGTGCCCAGGGTATGGGTATACCCATCGGCAAGCTTTCGTTGTACACCGCACTTGCTGGTATCAAGCCGCACCAGTGCTTGCCTATCACCCTCGATGTCGGCACTAACAATCAGGTGAGACGTCGTCATTGTTTTGCTTATAAATAACGAAAACACGTTAAAATTGGATGACATTCATAAGTAGATAATGTCAGAGTTGAAGAAGATATTCATATATGTAATCTAACAGGCATTCCTGGACGACCCTCTGTACATTGGACACCGTCACAAACGCGTGACCGGTCCCGAGTACGATGCCTTCATCGATGAGTTTATGAAGGCAGCAGTCAGGCGCTACGGTCAGAACACCCTCATCCAATTTGAGGATTTCGGCAACTCCAACGCTTTCAGACTGCTGAACAAGTACCGAGACCACTACTGCACCTTCAACGATGACATTCAGGGCACTGCTTCCGTCGCAGTCGCCGGACTGTTCGCATCGCTCAGACTCACCAAGACCAGGCTTTCGGATAACACTATCGTGTTCCAGGGTGCCGGAGAGGTGagacgaatttttaaaatatcacgTATTCCTTCAACAAAGGGCTGTGTAAAGATAACGAGAAAAATTTTAGACAACAGTTTATAATGTagtattttaatttgtagGCCGCCCTGGGAATTGCATGGCTGTGCGTGATGGCAATGAGAAAGGAGGGCGTAACGGAAGAAGAGGCCAAGAGCAAAATCTGGATGGTGGACTCGAAGGGTCTGATCGTGAAGAACCGCCCGAGCGGTGGCATAAGTGAGCACAAAGTGCAGTTCGCTCGAGAGCACGCGCCCGTCGACAGTCTTGCCGAGGTCGTCAAACTGGCCAAGCCTTCGGTGCTGATCGGAGCCGCAGCTATCGGTGGCGCTTTCACTCGCCAGATCCTCGAGGAGATGGGCAAGAACAATGCCAGGCCAGTCATCTTCGCGCTCAGCAACCCTACGAGTAAAGCCGAGTGTACCGCCGAGGAGGCTTACAATGCCACTGAGgtaattttcaaacaaaattttcatttatatttaaaaaaacccTATCAGATTCACAACCTATTTTCATCATTCAGGGTCGCGCTATCTTCGCGAGTGGCTCGCCCTTCGACCCGGTGAACTACGGCGGTAAGATGCTGTACCCAGGCCAGGGTAACAACAGCTACATCTTCCCAGGTATTGCGCTAGGTGCCATCTGCGCTGGCATGAAGACGATACCCGAGGAGGCATTCCTCCGGGCGGCGACGACCCTCGCCGAAATCGTTACAGACACGGATCTCGAAAGAGGTACTCTGTATCCCCCTCTCAAAGATATCCAGAAATGCTCCATTAGCATCGGTACTAAGCTCATGGACTACGCTTATGCGGAATGTAAGTATAATCTTTCAAAAGAGCTCGGGCTTTTGAgattaataataagaaaaaaaacaacattttaaTCAACTTCTTTGTCACTTTAGCACTTGCAACGATACATCCGGAGCCAGACAATTACGAGGAGTTCATCAGAGCCCAACTCTACGACACAAGCTACACGTCGTCGATACCTCCGGTTTACCCGTGGCCCAAGATGTAACAAGCGAGCGAGTGCTGCTAAACTTAATTCTACGATTCCGTATATCATTCTCTCCAGTTACTGAACTGCACTTTTACAATCCACAATGAACAAAACTCAAAGAGTCCAGGACCCGTTGATCGAGTCAATGGATTTAAGCTGCTACAACTATCAAGGGCCTTGCAACAAGGGATCAAGTTTTCTGCCGTTCCAAATAACGACGtgaatttttatgatttttttttgtttataattttgttttttaagtTCTGCGTGTTAATTTATACAAAGTTGCGTACGGAATCTTTGAGCTATAAATGGAGATTCGCAAAAAGCGAATATGATAATTTAAATTCGGAGGCTCTCAGGACTGAACGTCGTATTCTTTTGGCTGTTATGTATATTATCTGTAAagcaaattatttaaaattaacaaaaaaatgcAAAGATCTTATCGATAAGAATTAATATATcgagaataataaatataaaagaaagtaaaaaagtgttaaagaaataaacttttaatGTATCAGCTGCGAAAAATTGTTAATCTCACCGTTTTAATTACAACAAATAATGTAGTTTATTTATTATGGTTTTCTGagttcaatattttcaaaagtatTGAACTTGAATCTCCAAAATATTCACCAAAACTGTATCCGATAAATAAGTACATTTcaaaattgttgaaagtattattttaaaataaatttatattgttcATTTTAAACAGACCAATTTCTCTGTTAATCCTTAGTCTTCCTAATTTCAGGCGATTGCATCAAATCAGTGATCATTGGTAATATAACATTTACCATGtgacaaaataatattaaggTTTCAttaaatattcgaaaaaaaatgaactatAAACTCTTTTATTTCacaaataatattatttttgaaaaatataatgatATAGATTTCAAAAGTATCCATtcgtaaaattcaaattacatAAAAGTATACACTatacttttgtttttaaaaggtaagcgaatgaaaataatatgCCGCCGTAAGTAGGCAACATTAGTTTCTGAAAATGAAATCATGTATGTATTACGAATGAAGTTTCAAGATGAAACTGAATAAGATAAGTTTTATCGAAAGGCTTCTGTGAGTAGCGTATCTTGtttataatagtatatttagAAATATGTAGGTCACTGAAAGAAGCTATGAATTTGAATTGTTAAcatattttacttatttacaCTTCGGACTTCTTTTCCATAGGGCAATCATCGGATTCTCCATTCGGCGACGAAAGGAAACGAGAGGGAAATAGGAAATATCCTTTGTAAAAATCTCACTCGTTCTCTTCGTTAAGAATCAATTAATCCAACAACTATTTAATCGCTAATTGTACCCTATGCTAAAATTACCTGCTAGCTTAGCTTAGCTGAAACATAAACAGACCTATCCTAGTCGTCGATTCTATGTCATTAATCAACACAACGACCAAACACGAGAACGCAAGTGAAAAGTGCCAttcatttactttttttcttccaatTTTACTTCGTTACTCTTTTCTTCGCTGTTGTGTTGTTATTGCATATTAAGAATATATAATCTTAAGAAAATTAAAGGATAAAATGTACAGAAGATTCTCATACAAAAACGTCTACAGTTTCGCGGGACGCACGCGAGCTGTCCACGATGGACTTTACAATGAGTCTTATACAATAATGATTTCTTGAAAGAATCCACAACATACAACAATTCCTCAAtggtcaaaagtaaaattcaataattatatCTCGTTCTCGAGGAATTCACATTAAAACTGAAAAGTTTTGGTAATTGATTCAAATTTCTTGTACAATCGGTGGATTCTACGTAGCCCAGCGAGCTCGCACACAACGCGTACACGCTTGTCGACCCACAAAATTTCACAaaagcatttaaaaaaaaataattgtcataaattatttttctttttttttctcatcgtCTACAGGACCGACACGATGTCCACGTCTCAAGTTCATTCGCGGCTCCaaagatcttttttttaaaaagactCAAAACTAAATTCGATGtgcgttaaaaaaataaacaaaatggaGAGACAAACATCTGTACCATGAGATACGACAGTATGGAGCGACGTGGTTATCTTCCGCTCGCTCTGTTCGTGAATGACTTGAATAACGTGAACGAGTAAAACGACggctacacacacactcggTGGTGGTGTCATCGCGCGACGAGCGACTGATAGCTGCTGACAGTGAAGACGCGGccacgacggcggcggcggcgactactgctgcgacgacgacgcgctgATGCCATTGTTGGGCAGCCAGAGGTGCGGCGGTCCCTCTCCTAGCTTCATCGTGAGAGTGAGTGCGAGCGTTCGTGCGACTGCTGGGAGTCACCGGCGGCGCGCGGATCCGTCAGTCGCTGACTCGCGGGAAGCGCATCAAAGAAGGGGTGAGCTAGGGCTTCTTTAAGTGTGATGCGCGACGACGGCTCGTAGTTTAGCATCTTCTGGATTAGGTCGAACAGCTGCTTGTGATCCTCGTCGTCTGATAAAAGATATCTCTGTGGAACATGTATAAAAGTCAGCTTATTAATCGAATTTGAAAaacgtttttaatttttgatcaaGTGAAGTGAGAAAACTTTTACGTACATGCAGCGGTTTGCAATAGTCACGGACATATCTGCCAGCGGAACTCTTGTCATCCCAATCGAGCTTGCCGTGGTAGAAGTACTTGATTTTGGTTTTGCGGGCCATTCTGTGTGGTATCGTACCGAGGATGCGTTCCATCATCGCGAGATGCTCGCGATTGTCGTGTGTTTGGAATAGAGTTATGCCCAGGTATAATTCAAAGAGGATGCAGCCGATCGACCATACATCACAAGGCTGTGCCCATCCTAATTCTACAAAGATTCAAAAGTACTTCTTTGGTAAAACTCGAAAGCCAATTTAAAAGAAGACAGGATAATGAAATTGATTAAATCATACCTAAAATTACTTCTGGTGCCCTGTAGTGCCTTGTACTGACGATAGTGCTGTGGTGCTCATGGTCGAAGGTAGCGCTGCCAAAATCAATCAGTCGAATGTCCGTCCTTTTGACTATTCTCACGTCCTTTCGCTTAGAAGGAACAGTCTTCTTAAGACATTTATAATACAATACTTATCATAACgacttacacacacacatacacacagtgATTTGCATGGATTGCTTCTAGAACAACCTAGCGAGAATATGTAATGCAAACTtacttttttactattgtAGACAAGGTCGAATGCAGAATCGACGAATAAAATGTTTTCAGGTTTCAGGTCTGTGTGTGTCAGTTTGTTGTCGTGTAGGAATTTCACTGCGTAGCACAGTTGGTAACCCATGTGTCTAACGTGATCCAGCGGGTAGGGTTGGAAGTCGTTGTCCCTCTGTAAAACGATAAACAGTCATGCAAACGATCGGTACTGGTAAGTTATGGATTTCCAACGATAAGTGTGCAAAAAAAGTAACTCACCAAGAAATCGAAGACACTGAGTCCAAGCATTTCGAAAGCGATGCACATGTGGCCATGGTAGTTGAACCAGTCAAGCATCTTGACGCACAAGCTgtgaaaagaaaggaaaaaaagaagagcatTAGTAAAATTCGATGATACACGATACGACTCTACAGATAATAAAATCTTGGCTCTCGCTCCGGCCGGTCCAATCGATCTGGTCCGCGTTTGCGCTTTGACGAAGATACTAACTGTTGCCCCTCGGGATCCTTCGCCGCGATCTTCTCCAGAGCGTTGATCTCTAGTCTGGCGGCCTCTCGGTACTTCTCCACGTTCTTGATGATCTTCAGTGCCATCACATGATCCCTGGAGAGAAACAGAATAAACTGAGATTAGTATCGTGTCAGGGATATTGAGCGTCCCATTGTGGATCTTTGCTTTGTTGATTCCTCAACGAACCGTTAAACGATTTGTcgaatttaaaaagaaaatttaagaattttcgcaGCATCTCGAATTTGAAATCATAGAAAGCTCGGTCGAGTTGGCTGGCATCGGCCTCGCGAAGAGTCCTAAAGGTCGACAGTATGGTTTCGCTATTTATAGTTGCCGTTATTACACACTTGATCGATAGTATCGCTACCCGAAAATAATTAcgaaatttcagaaatattttctaaaattaaacGTATAGACACACGGCTCTTTGGTATATCCAATTGcggttttctttatttagcCTCTGGGCTTGTTTTTAttagcttcttcttcgctTCGAGTTAGACCGTAAATTCAAGCGCAGAACTTTTGATTGAGAATAGACGAATGTAATAACGttaaaatattgatatcatagatcaaaaaaatatattttaaacagAGGTGACTCTATATGCACTCCACGTCGAACCCAAAGGAACAACTTCAGGTTCAAGGTCGTCCCGCCTCGTCGTCATGGTTGTTTCTTCCCCCCCATTATCTCGCGCACGTTATGACAGTCGCGTTGCTCGCCAGCGAGTTATTTCTGCTCGTCATCGGAGCATTCCGATTCGAGGTAAAGACACGTAGTGTGTATGCATCAAAAGAGGGtgtgagaaagaaaaagagaaacagagagagaagtgTACTAGTGGCTGAAACACTTACATTTGCAAGTCCTTAACCTTGACAACCTTTCCAAAAGTACCCTCTCCTAGGGTGGCCAGTACTTTATCTGCAATTGAAAAATAGATGTGAGTTCCTTCTGTTCAAGGACGCGCGGCTCGAGCAACTAGTCTCGGTCCCCCGGGCGTCGCTGACTTGGCTCCATCATCTCCaaatctctctttttttttctgttttgaaTCTGTTCTGGATTCTTACTTTGTTTATACTCATTTAGATCTTTTTGGTAAACAAGTACAAGTGAAATGTCGATCGGAAAATGAGAGATTATCGAGGTATCAGCGACGGAGGGACCGACTGCGCTCGGCCTGGCAGTGTACACAATCATCATCTTAAGATTAAACGGTAAAAGTAgagttgttttttttcctgTCTTCTGCTCAGTACTGAATagttatctttttttaaatgtttctTTAAAGTACAGAATAAGATAGACGgtttcttttcattttatctctgcattgcattatttatatatatgtatctattattgatattttgtttcttttttttctatgtaaGATGCGTCCATGGAGTCACGGACTGTGAGGCGCCACGTGTTCTCCAGAGACTCCCTACGACCCTACTTATTGTGGCAGGGCGATCTGGACGGTCCGCTGCTCTCGACGACTCTTTTGGCGACAGTAgtttcaaattattattattattctctttTACGTCGAAGAGTCGTCGGTCAGCGGTTCGTCGATCGCATGTatacgtgtacgtgtgtgtggatgaatgaaaaaattgtttgcgtGATGTATATAGGAAACTTGGAATCGTGGCTCTGGGATGAATTTTTCAAGACAATTGTTGTAATTCAGACTTTAgacttttttttactttggcaacaaaaaaaattgtatttggACAAATGTGATCTTTGAAACTTAAAAGTCGCGTGAAATCACGTAGCGACAGAATCTTTTACGTTCAAAAAGCTTGTAGCACTaaagcaaaaaattgaaatcgcgaaGAAAGTATAAGCATCGCAAATCAAAATTTCTTATACATATATGAAAGCAAAATCAAGAAGGAACGCGAGGATGGAATGGTATAGACTGTATTTGGCTGAAGTAGTAGTAGTCAATTAATGCTGGTAGAAGTATTCAAAAGAGTGTCTccaacaaaataaaacaaaaacagtatGACTTTATAaactcgagagaaagaaagaaaaaaagtctgATTTTACTGCCGCAGCGACAGGCCGCGCAACTGTTATCCATTTCTCTAATAATAATGCATCTGAAGAGAGGAACAACGGAAGACATATCATACATTACCGCATCCTAATCATCGACCTGTCGCCGCGGCtccgcgcgagtgtgtgtaaaacagaaaatcaaaacaaaaatgagaaaacaaaaaaaagtataatcatCTCGAATGTTCAATCATGATGAAtgaagagtttaaaaaaaaatattgagagaaagagagagaattttcTACTACAATGAGTATGTGTATTCACGTATTCAAGTTTGGTATTCACGAACATCTATTCGCCAGGACGTCGCCAGAATGGTAAACGAGGTGGCCGTCTTCGTCGTCCTCGACGGAGGGCGCTCGTGGGCTCTACGCATCGACGACGCGTTTCGCACATACACAGAGACACGCGCGCAACAGCGTGTGTTTGTGGGTGTGTGAGCGCAGAGAGCGTCGTTTTTGGGGagtcgttgttgttgttgttgttgtcgttgCAGTAGTTGGTTGGCGGTTGATGGCAGAGGCAGATTGAGttgatcgtcgtcgtcgtcgatgtCGTCGTTGAGGAAGCATCCACATCCATCCAGAAgttgagcagcagcagcggttgGTTGACGTCGTCATCCAGGTGGTTGAAGCGCGGATTCGCGGCGGGCCGATTTAACGGGCGGGAGCGGGAGAGCGGAAGAGGAGAAGAACACAACCCGCGCGACGACGTGACCCGAGCATTGTGTGtgtcatcgtcatcatcatcatcgtcatcatcatcatcatcatcatcgtgtGCGTGAGAGTGAGACCCAAACGTGCCATTCCGTTCCATATCCACATTCCATTATCAACGGAGATGGTAACCCAACAATCAGAGAGAAAGGGGAGAGGGCAAAATGGTTTGCCAAGTAAGAGAAGTgccattttttttgtttatattttaaaaattcattctatacgcgcttatatatatagtatttcATCTTATTATGTAATTTATAGTTAATCTTATACATGTACTATTAAGCTTTCATATTATTATGACTCGTTCTCGTTATATAGCTCTAAGCATCATTTGCTCTAAAACATTGCGATACTCGAGAATTATATATTGCTTATGATATAAGAGATAAAGATTGTATGACTGATTCGCGGTCGCGCAAGGCGAACGTCTTTATTGctttgaaaattcttttacACGAAACATTCATCTCGACAATAATTCGATATTCCAACAAGGTTTCGACGTCAGCCTCGCGCACACCGTTGATAGTCGTATTACTCAATCGTCATTACTCCGATGAACGACTATAGAGTTACCCAAGCGAAAGCTTCAGTCTCGCAGGTCCGAGACATGAGAGACTGGAGCTTTCGCATATACTTACACGCGCATATTACCTGCGCTGCTTTAGCAAAACTAGTATCCGTACGAAATACTTGAGTTTATGTACACAGCACAGATTACAGAGTTAGAGATAGTGGTGAGAAAGAAATGCATAGAGAAGATAAGTACGTGTTACACACATAGAAGAGAGGATATTATTACAGGTACAGAGTGTTGTCATTTTTGTGAGATAATCGTGCATACAGggattaattatatattatgacGGGCATCCGTCGTCGCAGCGAAATCCTTGAAGATAAACacttcacgaaaaaaaaaaaaaactagacATTTAACAGTGACCACAACCATACGGCATCTCTTCAAGAACCTGCTGGACAGATGTCTCAACGCGACGATCCTCCTCATAtagccaaagagcaaaaataataagagTCAAGCACCGCGAAGGTTCGACGAGACTCGAATCGCGTGCGCGCAAAGGGTGCTTAATATATCTCggattgtgtgtgtgtgcgcgatgGCGAGAAACGAGGACGCGCGCGACCTCGCCTTAATTTTCGAGCCTCTCGATCGAAGGACAGTGATAAAAGCCCCGAAATAAACTGTCAACGCGTCTCGCTTAGCAAGCTCATGATTTAATGAGGCGAACACCGAGAGGGGGTGGCTTAGAATTTAGGGCTAATAGCGCGCAAGCGTTAAGGGTTAACGACCTAAGAGGATTTACGCACGATGCTGGAAAATTTTGCGCGGAAGCTTACTCAAAATTTCATGCTTATTTATCACCGGTACAAACGTCTCTTTAACACGAGCATATCTTCGGAGCATCGCCAAACTATGTGTACGCGAGAGCCAGACTCGTACAGTCGCGGATTTCGATGTTTTTCGAGAGCCTATCTCGTATCGATCTCCGCATATTACCCCCCTAACACACGGAGTGAGCAAACAAGCCGAGTCGTTCTCCCtgagtatatatataagcgGCACTAAATCAACCTAATAAAGTCTCCTACATATCCAAACATGTGCGGACGCGAGTTGCGGCTGGCTTCCAATATTTTGACgcgacgaagagagagagagagagagagagagagagagggcggctaatttattttcgatcctgaCGCAAATCGCGCCCACACAAACCCCCTATTGTATACAAGACGAGCAAACGCTGCACAGCCGCATATCCAGCACCGAACTTACGAGTGGCGCCTTCTTGCCGAGCCTCCTTGTCGTGTCGGGTACCACCACAAAATCGTCCTCGTCCAATTCGTCCTCAACGTTGTTGCCGAGCAAATTCGTCTCCCTGTCTTTTCTCTTCTGATACTTGCTGGCGATGGCGTCCGTCGTCGACTTTCCATAGATATCGTCGAGGGCCGCGTATTTGGCTATCAGGCTCTGGATCTCCTTCCTCTTGGCCTCGCGTTCGGCGATGGCGGGGTCGTCGTCGGCGGAATCGTCCACTATTACGAGCTTTGGCGTCTCGTCGGGTTCCTCGACCAGAGGTGTCTTCTCTGGGTCGATCGACGACGAAACCGTCGACGTCTCCGGCTGTTCGCTCTTGCCGTGACGCGTCTGCGGACGAACCTTGCGCGTTCGCGTCTCGGACTGGCCGGACTTGTGACGGCCATAGCGACGGTAGGACGATTCCGGGCCGTCGAGGGCTGTCGTGGACGAGGAGATGTGGCTGCCGTGTTGATGGGCTTGACGACGGAGGGACGGAGTAGAGTACTTGTCGTGGAGGTTGACCGCGCTGTTGCTCAAACTACTCTGGCTGCAGGGTtgcaagtttttttttaagaaataacgGGGGTTTTCGAATTTGTTGGCTGCGAAGTGACTCGCGTGGGAGGTGTACGCGCCGATTCTGGAGTTATTGCCGGTTTAATAATAGCCAAACAACCGCGGGTGGTGTTGTGCGGTTTTACGATTGGGAGCATAATAGCGCATGTGTATATACTGTTTACACACAGCGAGAATACAACGACTCTGTAACGCCAGGAATTCGGAGTCGGAAAGAAACTAGATTTTACGATCCCCTTTATCCTTCAACAATATCTACATCGTCGATTCGGTGCAAACGTTCCGCGTCATCAAGCGGCGTAAACTGCCCCACTTTTGCCTCCCGACAAGTCATCAACAAAGAACTCGATCCAGCTAGAAGCCGTCCAGTCAACTCCgaaaatatacaataataattcgGCCGACCAATTCACGCGTGATCATCGCTTCGCCGATGGAAATAAACCCTTCGACGAaaatacactcacacacgcgtAAAGCGGTGCCGCGCGCCGGAAACATATGAAATTTTGGCGGTAAGCgcaaaaaatgtgaaaatagaATCGGGCGACCTTGAGAAAGAAGCTGTAGCGCTCCCTCTCTGTTCGATCTAGAGATTAAATCGTGCGCGAGTGTCGTGTCTTGAGTAAAAAGGACACTTAAGCCGAGATGTATCTTTATGACTCTGTTATATTATGCTTCTgcttgcgcgagcgcgaatatCTGGATGTTTCCAATTTCTCCCGGCGCGTGTGCTGCGCGGCTATGGAGGAAAAAAATACGCGAGATTCTTTTTCGGAGACGAGGAAAATAGACGCGTTATTAATAGGCGCCGGGAAATTTTGTTATGTGTATCTAGACCGATACTACGTCGGTCTGTGCGAAA
This genomic interval carries:
- the LOC100124191 gene encoding dual specificity protein kinase CLK2 isoform X4 is translated as MSRALVSRLRGKVLLPSAAPIALQTTIQRSRIHQRRQQQAPRRDELLERLQRCKLACKKLWMTSLDTVLSSSKSFAPIKITVGSNSNRSKVLASTSTLLALQMPRSRRRHRSRSHSRTHSPASPQYDHKRRRVDYESPPRKGTYRLRVRSGERVLRSRQHERGTSQERRYKRSHRRSPSSGRQQHSSHAGQQQHRERERERDRDRERERDKPDKQSAQAGGLTSSSKYSSSSNSAKLAAVQAAQAGSAQAAATAAYSPKRESNRHKPTSNKSQSPRAPSVEDDEDGHLVYHSGDVLANRYKVLATLGEGTFGKVVKVKDLQMDHVMALKIIKNVEKYREAARLEINALEKIAAKDPEGQHLCVKMLDWFNYHGHMCIAFEMLGLSVFDFLRDNDFQPYPLDHVRHMGYQLCYAVKFLHDNKLTHTDLKPENILFVDSAFDLVYNSKKKTVPSKRKDVRIVKRTDIRLIDFGSATFDHEHHSTIVSTRHYRAPEVILELGWAQPCDVWSIGCILFELYLGITLFQTHDNREHLAMMERILGTIPHRMARKTKIKYFYHGKLDWDDKSSAGRYVRDYCKPLHRYLLSDDEDHKQLFDLIQKMLNYEPSSRITLKEALAHPFFDALPASQRLTDPRAAGDSQQSHERSHSLSR
- the LOC100124191 gene encoding dual specificity protein kinase CLK2 isoform X6, giving the protein MSRALVSRLRGKVLLPSAAPIALQTTIQRSRIHQRRQQQAPRRDELLERLQRCKLACKKLWMTSLDTVLSSSKSFAPIKITVGSNSNRSKVLASTSTLLALQMPRSRRRHRSRSHSRTHSPASPQYDHKRRRVDYESPPRKGTYSGERVLRSRQHERGTSQERRYKRSHRRSPSSGRQQHSSHAGQQQHRERERERDRDRERERDKPDKQSAQAGGLTSSSKYSSSSNSAKLAAVQAAQAGSAQAAATAAYSPKRESNRHKPTSNKSQSPRAPSVEDDEDGHLVYHSGDVLANRYKVLATLGEGTFGKVVKVKDLQMDHVMALKIIKNVEKYREAARLEINALEKIAAKDPEGQHLCVKMLDWFNYHGHMCIAFEMLGLSVFDFLRDNDFQPYPLDHVRHMGYQLCYAVKFLHDNKLTHTDLKPENILFVDSAFDLVYNSKKRKDVRIVKRTDIRLIDFGSATFDHEHHSTIVSTRHYRAPEVILELGWAQPCDVWSIGCILFELYLGITLFQTHDNREHLAMMERILGTIPHRMARKTKIKYFYHGKLDWDDKSSAGRYVRDYCKPLHRYLLSDDEDHKQLFDLIQKMLNYEPSSRITLKEALAHPFFDALPASQRLTDPRAAGDSQQSHERSHSLSR
- the LOC100124191 gene encoding probable dual specificity protein kinase madd-3 isoform X2; protein product: MFMFASSNASSRDSMQPTPTSRRGQQNRYTRSSTTSVTQLLSDSCSNLLQRLTSRVRGPTAERAAPLSTTSSSTPVSPRAQQRRYQPAASSAATTGRSRQKTEDSSLTSMLGSARSRLEEKYSSILERKPSFLRHRDRELSPFVREDRTLEPSARRSVLKSPSSTILLSEKAYPYVSPVRREKTPCGHERRAQRSRRTTGSSGQSSLSNSAVNLHDKYSTPSLRRQAHQHGSHISSSTTALDGPESSYRRYGRHKSGQSETRTRKVRPQTRHGKSEQPETSTVSSSIDPEKTPLVEEPDETPKLVIVDDSADDDPAIAEREAKRKEIQSLIAKYAALDDIYGKSTTDAIASKYQKRKDRETNLLGNNVEDELDEDDFVVVPDTTRRLGKKAPLSPRAPSVEDDEDGHLVYHSGDVLANRYKVLATLGEGTFGKVVKVKDLQMDHVMALKIIKNVEKYREAARLEINALEKIAAKDPEGQHLCVKMLDWFNYHGHMCIAFEMLGLSVFDFLRDNDFQPYPLDHVRHMGYQLCYAVKFLHDNKLTHTDLKPENILFVDSAFDLVYNSKKTVPSKRKDVRIVKRTDIRLIDFGSATFDHEHHSTIVSTRHYRAPEVILELGWAQPCDVWSIGCILFELYLGITLFQTHDNREHLAMMERILGTIPHRMARKTKIKYFYHGKLDWDDKSSAGRYVRDYCKPLHRYLLSDDEDHKQLFDLIQKMLNYEPSSRITLKEALAHPFFDALPASQRLTDPRAAGDSQQSHERSHSLSR